A genomic window from Brassica oleracea var. oleracea cultivar TO1000 chromosome C8, BOL, whole genome shotgun sequence includes:
- the LOC106308231 gene encoding ammonium transporter 1 member 1-like — protein MSGTLSCSATDLAVLLGPNATAAADYICGQLGTVNSKFTDVAFAVDNTYLLFSAYLVFSMQLGFAMLCAGSVRAKNTMNIMLTNVLDAAAGGLFYYLFGYAFAFGSPSNGFIGKQNFGLKDFPTATNDYSVFLYQWAFAIAAAGITSGSIAERTQFVAYLIYSSFLTGFVYPVVSHWFWSPDGWASPFRTEGDLLFSTGAIDFAGSGVVHMVGGIAGLWGALIEGPRLGRFDNGGRAIALRGHSASLVVLGTFLLWFGWYGFNPGSFNKILVTYESGSMNGQWSAVGRTAVTTTLAGCTAALTTLFGKRLLSGHWNVTDVCNGLLGGFAAITGGCSVVEPWAAIICGFLAALVLLGCNKLAERLRYDDPLEAAQLHGGCGAWGLIFTALFAEEKYLNQIYGAKPGRPHGLFMGGGGKLLGAQLIQIVVITGWVSATMGTLFFILKKMKLLRISAEDEMAGMDMTRHGGFAYMYFDDDECHKAIQLRKVQPRSPSPSGVTTTPV, from the coding sequence ATGTCAGGGACTTTATCATGCTCTGCCACCGATCTGGCCGTCTTGCTAGGCCCTAATGCCACGGCGGCTGCTGATTACATATGTGGCCAACTTGGCACCGTGAACAGCAAATTCACCGACGTCGCTTTTGCCGTAGACAACACGTATCTCCTCTTCTCAGCCTACCTCGTCTTCTCTATGCAACTTGGCTTCGCTATGCTCTGCGCCGGCTCGGTTAGAGCCAAGAACACGATGAACATCATGCTGACAAACGTCCTTGATGCTGCAGCCGGAGGTCTCTTTTATTATCTATTCGGTTACGCTTTTGCGTTCGGATCTCCCTCAAACGGTTTCATCGGTAAACAAAACTTCGGTCTCAAAGACTTTCCCACGGCCACCAATGATTACTCCGTTTTCCTCTACCAATGGGCCTTCGCTATAGCGGCAGCTGGAATCACCAGCGGCTCGATCGCTGAACGGACTCAGTTCGTAGCTTACTTAATCTACTCTTCTTTCTTAACCGGATTTGTGTACCCGGTCGTCTCTCACTGGTTCTGGTCACCTGACGGTTGGGCCAGTCCGTTCCGTACCGAAGGTGATTTGCTTTTTAGCACCGGAGCAATCGATTTCGCTGGCTCTGGAGTTGTCCATATGGTCGGAGGTATCGCTGGACTCTGGGGTGCGTTAATCGAAGGTCCAAGACTTGGCCGGTTTGATAACGGTGGCCGAGCAATTGCTCTGCGAGGACACTCTGCTTCACTTGTCGTCCTGGGAACGTTCCTCCTATGGTTTGGATGGTATGGATTCAACCCTGGTTCTTTTAACAAGATCCTTGTGACGTACGAATCAGGCTCCATGAACGGCCAGTGGAGCGCGGTAGGACGGACTGCTGTCACGACCACTTTAGCTGGCTGCACTGCTGCACTCACAACCCTTTTTGGGAAACGTCTTCTCTCTGGACACTGGAACGTTACTGATGTGTGCAACGGCCTCCTTGGAGGGTTTGCAGCAATAACCGGTGGATGCTCGGTAGTAGAGCCCTGGGCGGCCATCATCTGTGGGTTCTTGGCGGCCCTTGTCCTCCTTGGCTGCAACAAGCTCGCGGAAAGGCTCAGATATGATGACCCACTTGAAGCAGCGCAGCTACATGGGGGGTGCGGCGCGTGGGGACTGATATTCACAGCGCTCTTTGCTGAGGAAAAGTACTTGAACCAGATTTATGGTGCAAAGCCCGGAAGGCCGCACGGTTTGTTCATGGGCGGTGGAGGGAAACTTCTTGGGGCTCAGCTCATTCAAATAGTAGTGATCACAGGTTGGGTAAGTGCAACCATGGGAACGCTTTTCTTCATCCTCAAGAAAATGAAACTGTTGCGTATATCCGCGGAGGATGAGATGGCCGGTATGGATATGACCCGGCATGGTGGCTTTGCTTACATGTACTTTGATGATGATGAGTGTCACAAGGCCATCCAGTTAAGGAAAGTTCAGCCTAGATCTCCTTCACCTTCTGGTGTTACTACCACTCCTGTTTGA
- the LOC106308673 gene encoding uncharacterized protein LOC106308673, translated as MTSSHPTKTEQQTSSFPSLGQTTPRAGERTKKRKLRRIKTRPEPDPDAPKMTNQKSKTKMRAKHKSKKSNLVIVDVSKSSSHDRVPPQTRRRKKNKLRRKSQTIDCVHNSKDDLRSVIEESRAKRVEDSSIRPYLKPRVVDLHDKLTSKSEDLRIKLNRPKRSDLRRKLKETKVKTGDKHEPIAEYLSSDLRVQLQSKRVERAPFLNMIMGGSPPCGDSVRSVNDHRRHIVTSKKWPSKPKNDPQITFSPDDAISVHLPHNDPVLVEVGIVKCDVAIVLIDTGSSVDLIF; from the exons ATGACCTCTTCTCATCCTACGAAAACGGAACAGCAAACGTCGAGCTTCCCAAGCCTAGGCCAAACAACACCAAGAGCTGGAGAAAGAACAAAGAAAAGAAAGCTCAGAAGAATCAAGACAAGGCCGGAGCCTGACCCTGACGCGCCAAAGATGACAAACCAGAAGAGCAAGACGAAGATGAGGGCGAAGCACAAGTCGAAGAAGAGCAACCTCGTAATCGTCGACGTGTCCAAGTCATCCTCGCACGACCGAGTTCCTCCTCAAACGAGGAGGAGGAAAAAAAA CAAGCTCAGGCGAAAGTCGCAGACAATCGACTGCGTGCACAACTCTAAAGACGATCTTCGCTCAGTCATCGAAGAGTCCAGAGCTAAAAGAGTCGAAGACTCCAGTATCCGACCCTACCTAAAGCCCCGAGTCGTCGATCTCCACGATAAGCTCACCTCGAAATCTGAAGACCTCAGGATCAAGCTCAATCGACCCAAACGTTCCGACTTACGACGAAAGCTGAAAGAAACGAAAGTCAAGACCGGCGACAAACACGAGCCTATCGCCGAGTACTTGTCCAGCGATTTGAGGGTCCAATTACAGAGCAAACGAGTCGAGCGCGCTCCCTTCTTAAACATGATTATGGGAGGCTCGCCTCCTTGTGGCGACTCGGTCCGGTCGGTCAATGATCATCGACGACATATAGTAACCTCGAAGAAATGGCCATCGAAACCCAAGAATGATCCCCAGATCACTTTCTCACCCGACGATGCCATCAGTGTCCACCTACCTCATAATGACCCTGTACTCGTCGAAGTAGGAATCGTAAAGTGCGACGTCGCCATAGTCCTGATTGATACTGGCAGTTCAGTCGATCTGATCTTTTAA
- the LOC106308672 gene encoding uncharacterized protein LOC106308672, translating into MGVDLRDMKPSSRSLIGFNGASETMIGTIKLPVYACGVMRTVKFSVIRTKAPYNVILGTPWLHSMKAISTTYHQCVKFPAPNGQVQTLRGDQQAARDLLIATVRMQQSTPRINAISKQIKPQKDEILEVTLEDSGQSKVVRVGAFLFEEMQCVIIDFLKQNTSTFAWTTSDMKGIYPTITSHGLNVDPTIKPIRQKRRKLGPE; encoded by the coding sequence ATGGGAGTTGACCTGCGTGATATGAAGCCGTCGTCTCGCTCCCTCATAGGATTCAACGGAGCTTCTGAAACAATGATCGGGACAATCAAACTCCCAGTCTACGCATGCGGGGTAATGCGCACAGTCAAGTTCTCCGTCATCAGAACGAAGGCTCCATATAACGTGATCCTCGGGACCCCTTGGTTGCATTCGATGAAGGCAATATCAACAACCTATCATCAGTGCGTGAAGTTCCCAGCACCAAACGGTCAGGTGCAAACACTTCGAGGGGACCAGCAGGCCGCACGCGACCTACTGATTGCAACGGTGAGGATGCAACAATCGACTCCTCGCATCAACGCGATATCAAAACAGATTAAGCCCCAAAAGGACGAGATTCTAGAAGTCACACTTGAGGACTCTGGCCAAAGCAAAGTAGTTCGAGTCGGCGCATTCCTCTTCGAAGAAATGCAATGCGTGATCATCGACTTCCTGAAGCAAAACACATCGACCTTCGCTTGGACGACCTCAGACATGAAGGGAATATATCCCACCATAACGTCCCACGGGTTGAATGTCGATCCAACCATCAAGCCCATTCGCCAGAAAAGACGCAAGCTTGGCCCCGAATGA
- the LOC106308674 gene encoding uncharacterized protein LOC106308674, whose product MKDMMLEGPTSAPLIERLLAETLKTSFSRGITDVRYRPEEKIRLPTFAGKEDPTDHITAFNIAMGRTNFSDEERDAGYCRLFVESLQGPALGWFTGLERDSINDFHDLVAAFLKQCIMFTRQGATLSDLWNLSQGANQSLRDYMEKFKGVASKVHVPDNIAVDALMNTLYFKSLFREDLYRNPTKSLQDAIARSNIFIRMEEDTAAILKKINATAKPIAPKAPKARQEP is encoded by the coding sequence ATGAAAGACATGATGCTCGAAGGACCCACCTCGGCGCCGTTAATCGAACGTCTCCTCGCCGAAACCCTAAAAACCTCGTTCTCCCGGGGAATCACCGACGTACGGTACCGACCAGAAGAGAAAATCCGGCTTCCGACCTTCGCCGGAAAGGAAGACCCGACTGACCATATCACCGCTTTCAATATCGCGATGGGTCGAACTAACTTTTCCGATGAAGAAAGAGACGCTGGCTATTGTCGACTCTTCGTCGAGAGTCTTCAAGGACCAGCCCTCGGGTGGTTCACTGGATTGGAACGAGATTCCATCAACGATTTTCACGACCTGGTGGCCGCTTTCCTCAAGCAGTGCATCATGTTCACGAGACAAGGAGCTACCCTATCCGACCTGTGGAATCTATCTCAGGGAGCAAACCAGAGCCTCCGCGACTACATGGAAAAGTTCAAAGGTGTCGCTTCAAAGGTGCATGTCCCCGACAACATCGCCGTTGATGCGCTGATGAACACCCTCTACTTCAAGTCCCTGTTTCGCGAGGATCTCTACAGAAACCCCACCAAGTCGCTTCAGGATGCTATCGCCAGATCGAACATTTTCATCCGAATGGAAGAAGACACAGCAGCGATACTCAAGAAAATCAATGCGACCGCTAAACCGATAGCTCCAAAAGCTCCTAAGGCACGCCAAGAACCTTGA